In Xiphophorus maculatus strain JP 163 A chromosome 2, X_maculatus-5.0-male, whole genome shotgun sequence, one genomic interval encodes:
- the znf469 gene encoding zinc finger protein 469, with protein sequence MAGETQQMHTVKELDAESKQQDEGTALEKQSDKTTKASSEHFSSTGTEVGLSTGGAKAKKLEKERSCPQQREAVIRPQQTGKIDFSSLQNRSKFVTDRTWSSGKGSPQSPSGKGRSREKGKRSGKTERGNPQQLYRLSIANPRTIGIAYPQQKVLPPKKLEPSRGPVSGSYRFNIPTMPEREAELQQQELSYSRYFQENPSNITSPSYTSQALGSSSGTSSHSHPPLPQQQKKASMETNSTQAGSQLMMTECPLSGSNVWQSPERTYNGANYGVSSQKSTALSETSKASAFVPAQFQYGYHLLEQSTSESFACEQNPQPHITHNSFSFSPGNGQSTSQNSSQFSIDHQPDRSSYPNPQQPQFIQGVASSIQCSRTQSEDSPSSDSSGSSSQQSEQGKTALPESSDMSSQADCQDAAVTSGSKRNCHPKDAAASQRTLMQAGVHARNISQSPDSPMHFPNRTFNNPAPSSIHTGSSPFDKSINSKVVNRLPHSWEGPNKTYATADQNTIQYSVINEKFQFQNQTTIDHRLNSSKSNRMPWQQIRPNSAMPNLNRIESSRQISNQKIAYMVSPSDWQDESKVHKHNSFQSSRNGDVLSNQRHESVKHNSTTVSAFKLEMNHTQLCEAKNKSGYFGLNQTLPTGPSRNYSYPPLQVPPMGLLKVSPYESPLPSPVHNPASSSTCSSLSPASTSPVNIGSEDSQMTKSASQHLFYQPPQGKTQLQSDHMSTHSHQFHSDTPQSLSYVPDRAKDETMNFLQNTTHTKTAMDSSKGYVDSFGVEHHQPPPPYSAHQLLASSLATANLDQLDVLLTCKQCDQNFSNLASFLGHKQYCAQNTLAQNELKDLSKMEDNRKFHAEPVKAALAVSTTSLSRCPSDLHLSLLGLNKNGELISDSETKGDNKDDPLKLGLFSGPGNLHVSLPELEMEDAKLDSLITEALNGLGYQSDNAEIDSSFIDAFVDDDLTTVKTSSNKICLKTKESALPENKNKQAADERSFTQEKCYNSHVESKGKMATSLQEDEKINIKKDGSHKNSEIDFTDKASEQESKVKETRKLCKSEDKNMSSQRFLLSGKFSEHCGLKSFQDSSALRGSAALQASTSPTSRAAAKESKRKSTGGGTWSKELIHKIVQQKNKLHKLHVKGTKNLQFSLVMERLTPSVQNPAFGEYDYVSDSDDECEPVKIASQGRLNQSSRCKYTYTKKCKWRARSEREQAAWRHESKECFEMKKSEELSLTPEKHQRLRRRGSRSSMSSDLSTSVSPKSTDRTDSDSERKKDSPEQKHHDRSNPQKLFKESSTLALTFTKSVKKYNIDKTKCSDKKGIAEDPEKYSNQEFPDLLPSTHKVREADKNSDKRGSSQAKSRDKVVPQKSENSSVVDTLQRIDNSSSKDGPIQCQITDKKTLEVKSPLPVITGGADFNVDRNTKDKTGEGPKTAQPRLSGTATLEKQSESVCMVKEAIILVNDLDAHRPPSLCTSLMDEVCLSPTGSQNPLIQKDALHLMPYPMDQEQGLIKSPLSFDTSSMFGDLTAFDSGLYSEIPIQKDSFHSVESTADKKEAFVSSFSPFMEQRDWNLMVNPVLRDELSQYKGISEKSDKKKSDYSHIPLSLPEKIIDYSANLSSCASEDELEIKRIVNELENQLQTTKLESPPLLIHEGQKQLQMSKFSPLRIADDSELQHNRLNIKCSDQTNHHSETFTNPELPWPSTFQFDLVGENHSPHPEVHSEAAALKHEHLHHDVNLGMNRVENDTPGETKEDISEQRRYAENLMKSLEVISDSIFQKEPIISKHKEPNVNSPTSQQHEEAECQAPDAAEREDCCGKEVVTSKECISLLSNISEQKDETKIIHNESQSSVPEDSDPSRGGKRSVSWHEPEARKNEDRDAVNNVEPGVMSAHCSANSEADDLNPLIKNNGDCRKGCDDLEAAKEITHQPVGHPSSPAPADLTQQIGEKMAGVIKSALEQQYTNDNKNPEDFGSPQAAELKVSEIIETSKQDNLIAISTSENCNPSNAYSKSNMSLEMVSKDKPCSPELVKTNPERCCAPLHDTQSAEGQSNLLILSQPDGIINGNSCKVTPFNEPLKTDAGLIFTEQEEILNVQDIKEYLPVDFMASQQNSPCREASEESRVFLESDSPATTLLLISHQTPTQIFDSKGDLNAKNKCSNEFIGRHSQNAKSPIVTDNEGAAKGDSISRAADMDCSLISTPQLDLRTISTSETVRSSPVAFRPPEVKDEVEKGDLMYDLKLSPLNYNDLSDEPPQLNQYDYIPISPASKPEEDFDTKQKPTESCESCDLSVNPTMIFKQTETEATMPLGSDHEAKLRPSDEPLVLQQSMKFNCFSLGLTPVIQKTESSCDNTKTSLPVFHDPLQPVEDLQIQADLLTKAASVNPDSHKAPFEEATLPKKVEPLIICENEKIPLPPEKQLTAERAPCSTGPQTHKETTHKKSQSSDPQGKVLCEICFMCFRTVPGLKRHKAMKHVARAEKCTQGTTLSHQGTTLIYEVPVKKQKDDSQRCFPTTKIDGLPELSGSLISKTAEIESVLEEIATEMSSVAVDEISHQNPPLQAKAKKNNKGRKNKSSELNPDPFSDELLKILKTDLLQAITPEFKSSALEEQSKCPEVKISERAVPEALGEEFFHHVAADTYNNTSQTPPKEPNEMNETVAHNQLEETKVTEMAYIDTYTESNVESASVEEIIGDCNKTESKRAKDSLGLEILRNVSIDMKCQANNLNPTSCLNSSPPSPPGISSDLRAILDDDTTFSQLFPRDEETKRKKCPRVYSKRNKRQKLSISSDAAADYLPPETFVQNKDQFVEPHSMQTITDHQSKRCEYETISIDDAIMLNMCHNSTIKADDNPVPDVNQNNQQDVCEVGNNHLNLIERTVNKSTAEWSSSSDLTGFESCPVVTSEPSNCKHEDPLPPTPCTIEPHVAEDAQSFQTIGTQNIKTTFQLPEIQYLDSEKDVQVAPLSETADADGKVDEKSRKATERRGRKRQDGGIKVKDKQYKCKVCFTWFLTLGELNFHKLSHNPSPPPTCYMCVQRKFSSREQLRDHLREKHAKNKTGIWTCGMCLKEISDVWMYNEHLREHATQFARRGQSQGSMLGISGCFMQETAVKNFISSIMQQRPSKANRESSKATKEQEKAAVAEGKTLEGAETRAHKTKSSGGGGKQSTLTPIEVLHKTETPKSVEMHPNCKDPSRDCHHCGKQFPKPFKLQRHLVVHNLERIFLCHKCPVSYQEAQELKEHLRRAHEEVDDLDSKHTTLYTCELCADVMHVIKKSFICSTCNYTFSKKEQFDRHMEKHLSGGNKVFKFRAVLRPVKASASKENECDSPASKKKRLLSDSLQENSSDSGIASLSSLHLNQNADTQCSKPCMSTADDSTQTVPNEYHDDSSNANVKTEDITADCSQLLEDLENCIHLSSSRTATPKKEELDVTLLPNLDREDDRKSITESCDVKEEDESVCIRAEGTSWTASKESSMAGEKEVVKDKTDLPPTVFENSSVCSTENQIFLQTPESAEFAVDELNQQGDDEQRHCTLSCNDTKQQALSHGAEQESSSQMKNNATPATTPESTKTSTGAGCAKMTEATAAPQSKVSLLASATTDDKDLVKPQKRRKDMKSTNNMQRVSSPFTQENFGVDSKPKKKFRQSKSANPSLQRKLDGANEYPVLSSVRDDVVSNKIISKCKNVNLSLQAKRGLLESCTPKKPDTITPQNAEYKAKRGPLGRSVHSPVSKVPSVPMNNSLNKPKPKMGVRAVESNSYRTAESQNHILSQLFGQKLTSFKIPLRKDTSESIN encoded by the coding sequence ATGGCAGGAGAGACTCAGCAAATGCATACAGTCAAAGAGCTGGATGCTGAGTCCAAACAGCAGGATGAGGGGACGGCGCTGGAAAAGCAGAGCGATAAAACCACAAAGGCATCTTCAGAGCACTTTTCAAGCACAGGCACTGAGGTCGGGCTCAGCACCGGAGGGGCCAAGGCTAAAAAACTAGAGAAAGAAAGGAGCTGTCCTCAGCAGCGTGAAGCTGTTATAAGGCCACAGCAGACAGGGAAGATTGACTTCAGTTCACTGCAAAACAGATCGAAATTTGTCACTGACAGAACTTGGTCATCCGGGAAAGGAAGTCCCCAGTCACCCAGTGGAAAGGGTCGGAGCCGAGAGAAGGGGAAGCGGTCAGGAAAGACAGAGCGTGGCAACCCGCAGCAGCTGTACAGACTAAGCATTGCAAATCCACGCACCATTGGCATAGCCTACCCACAACAGAAGGTTCTGCCACCCAAGAAGCTGGAACCTAGCCGTGGCCCAGTCTCAGGCAGCTACAGATTCAACATTCCCACCATGCCAGAGAGAGAGGccgagctgcagcagcaggagctcaGCTACAGCCGCTACTTCCAGGAGAATCCCTCTAATATTACCTCCCCAAGCTATACCTCACAGGCACTGGGTTCCTCAAGCGGAACATCATCACACTCACACCCACCTCTGCCACAGCAACAGAAGAAGGCATCAATGGAGACTAACAGTACGCAGGCTGGTAGTCAGCTGATGATGACTGAGTGTCCACTTAGTGGCTCAAATGTATGGCAGTCGCCTGAACGGACCTATAATGGTGCTAATTATGGGGTTTCATCACAAAAATCTACTGCACTCTCAGAAACCAGTAAGGCGAGTGCATTTGTGCCTGCTCAATTTCAGTATGGATATCACTTACTGGAGCAATCAACCTCTGAATCTTTTGCCTGTGAACAGAACCCCCAGCCACATATCACCCACAACTCTTTTTCCTTCTCACCTGGAAATGGGCAAAGCACTTCTCAGAACAGCTCTCAGTTCAGCATCGACCATCAGCCAGATAGAAGCTCTTATCCCAACCCGCAACAGCCCCAATTTATTCAGGGGGTGGCATCATCCATCCAGTGTTCCAGAACTCAGAGTGAAGACTCACCCAGCAGTGACAGCTCAGGTTCCAGCTCACAGCAGTCAGAACAGGGGAAGACTGCTCTACCTGAGAGCTCAGACATGAGTTCTCAGGCAGATTGTCAGGATGCAGCCGTCACATCAGGGAGTAAGAGAAACTGTCACCCCAAAGATGCAGCTGCCAGCCAGAGAACACTCATGCAGGCTGGTGTGCATGCAAGAAATATTTCACAGAGTCCAGATTCCCCGATGCACTTTCCTAACAGAACATTCAACAATCCTGCACCCAGCAGCATTCACACTGGTTCATCACCTTTTGATAAATCTATCAACAGTAAGGTCGTGAACAGGCTGCCGCACTCATGGGAGGGACCTAATAAGACATATGCAACAGCAGATCAAAATACCATTCAGTACTCGGTCATAAACGAGAAGTTCCAATTCCAGAACCAGACAACGATAGACCACAGGCTAAATTCATCTAAAAGCAACAGAATGCCCTGGCAGCAGATAAGGCCAAACTCTGCCATGCCGAACCTCAACAGGATAGAATCATCAAGGCAAATAAGCAATCAGAAAATTGCCTACATGGTCTCGCCATCTGACTGGCAGGATGAGAGTAAAGTGCACAAGCATAACTCATTccagagcagcagaaatggtGATGTTCTTTCAAACCAAAGACACGAAAGTGTAAAACACAACAGTACCACTGTCTCAGCTTTTAAACTGGAAATGAACCACACACAGTTATGCGAGGCCAAGAATAAGTCAGGGTACTTTGGACTCAATCAGACCCTTCCAACAGGTCCATCAAGAAACTACAGCTACCCACCACTGCAGGTCCCACCCATGGGGCTATTAAAGGTGTCACCATATGAGTCTCCTTTGCCATCTCCAGTCCATAACCCTGCATCAAGCAGCACctgctcctctctctctccggCATCCACCAGCCCTGTTAATATTGGCTCAGAAGACAGTCAGATGACAAAGTCAGCCTCACAACATCTGTTCTATCAACCTCCACAAGGCAAAACTCAGTTGCAATCAGATCACATGAGCACGCATTCCCACCAGTTTCATTCTGACACTCCACAAAGCCTTTCCTACGTGCCAGACAGAGCCAAAGATGAAACAATGAACTTCCTGCAAAACACCACACATACAAAAACAGCAATGGACAGCAGTAAAGGCTACGTAGATAGTTTTGGCGTGGAGCACCACCAGCCTCCTCCTCCATATTCTGCACACCAGCTCTTAGCCAGTTCACTGGCCACTGCAAATCTGGATCAGCTCGACGTTCTCCTGACGTGCAAACAGTGCGATCAGAATTTCAGCAACCTGGCTTCATTTTTAGGCCACAAGCAGTACTGCGCTCAGAACACACTTGCACAAAATGAGCTCAAAGATTTATCAAAGATGGAGGACAACAGGAAGTTCCATGCAGAACCAGTTAAAGCAGCATTAGCTGTGTCGACTACGTCTCTCTCAAGGTGTCCATCTGACCTTCACCTGTCATTGCTGGGCCTCAACAAAAATGGAGAACTGATATCTGACAGTGAAACAAAAGGAGATAACAAAGATGACCCATTAAAGCTGGGTTTGTTCTCTGGTCCTGGTAACCTTCATGTCTCGCTGCCGGAGCTGGAGATGGAGGATGCTAAGTTAGACAGCCTAATAACAGAAGCTCTCAATGGACTTGGATATCAGTCAGACAATGCAGAGATAGACAGCAGTTTTATTGATGCATTTGTTGATGATGACCTCACCACAGTCAAAACATCctcaaacaaaatatgtttgaaaactAAAGAATCTGCACTTCCcgagaacaaaaataaacaagcagccGATGAAAGATCCTTCACACAGGAAAAGTGTTACAACTCTCATGTTGAGAGCAAAGGGAAAATGGCTACGAGCTTGCAGGAAGAtgaaaaaattaacattaaaaaagatGGATCTcataaaaattcagaaatcGACTTCACGGATAAGGCGTCAGAACAAGAGAGCAAAGTGAAAGAGACGAGAAAGCTGTGTAAAAGCGAGGACAAAAACATGAGCTCACAAAGGTTTCTCCTATCCGGCAAGTTTTCTGAGCATTGTGGCTTAAAAAGCTTTCAGGACAGCTCTGCACTTCGGGGGTCAGCAGCGTTGCAGGCCTCCACATCTCCAACCTCGAGAGCTGCAGCTaaagaaagcaaaaggaaaagcaCTGGAGGGGGCACCTGGAGCAAAGAACTCATCCACAAAATagtgcagcaaaaaaataaactccacaAGCTTCACGTTAAAGGCACCAAAAATCTCCAGTTTTCCCTAGTGATGGAGCGGCTCACTCCATCGGTGCAGAATCCTGCGTTTGGAGAATATGATTACGTATCCGATTCGGATGATGAGTGCGAGCCTGTGAAGATAGCGAGCCAAGGCCGGCTGAATCAAAGCAGCCGCTGCAAATACACATACACCAAGAAGTGTAAATGGCGAGCGAGAAGTGAGAGAGAGCAGGCGGCATGGAGGCATGAGTCCAAAGAGTGCTTTGAGATGAAGAAAAGTGAGGAGCTGTCTCTAACACCGGAAAAACACCAAAGACTCAGGAGGCGAGGCAGCCGGTCGTCCATGAGCAGTGACCTCAGCACATCTGTAAGCCCCAAAAGCACTGACCGCACTGACTCAGACAgcgaaagaaagaaagactCTCCAGAGCAGAAACACCATGACAGATCCAACCCACAGAAGCTTTTTAAAGAGTCCAGTACTCTTGCACTGACATTCACTAAATCTGTCAAGAAATATAACATCGACAAGACAAAATGTTCTGATAAAAAAGGAATTGCAGAGGACCCGGAGAAATATTCAAATCAAGAATTTCCTGATCTGCTCCCATCTACACACAAAGTAAGAGAGGCAGACAAGAACTCTGACAAAAGAGGAAGCTCCCAGGCCAAATCAAGAGACAAAGTTGTGCCtcagaaaagtgaaaacagcTCAGTTGTCGACACCCTGCAGAGAATAGACAATTCAAGCAGCAAAGATGGACCAATACAGTGCCAAATCACAGATAAAAAAACTCTGGAGGTTAAGTCACCCCTTCCTGTTATCACAGGAGGAGCTGATTTTAATGTcgacagaaacacaaaggacaAAACAGGCGAGGGGCCAAAAACTGCACAGCCCCGGCTATCAGGCACTGCCACATTGGAAAAACAGAGTGAAAGTGTCTGCATGGTGAAAGAGGCAATTATTTTGGTCAATGACCTAGACGCACACAGACCCCCATCTCTTTGCACATCTTTGATGGATGAGGTGTGCCTGTCCCCGACTGGAAGCCAGAACCCACTGATACAGAAAGATGCACTCCACCTCATGCCCTACCCCATGGATCAGGAGCAAGGCCTTATCAAATCCCCACTCTCATTCGACACCTCCTCCATGTTCGGGGACCTCACAGCGTTTGACAGTGGCCTTTACTCGGAGATCCCCATTCAAAAAGACAGTTTCCATTCAGTGGAGAGCACAGCTGACAAAAAGGAGGCATTTGTCTcatctttttctcctttcatgGAACAAAGAGACTGGAATCTCATGGTTAACCCTGTGCTACGGGACGAGCTATCCCAGTACAAAGGAATTTCCGAGAAATCAGACAAGAAAAAGTCAGATTACAGTCACATCCCATTGTCTCTCCCAGAGAAAATAATTGACTACAGTGCAAATCTCAGCAGTTGTGCATCAGAGGACGAGCTGGAGATCAAGAGAATAGTAAATGAGCTTGAAAATCAGCTTCAGACGACTAAGCTGGAAAGCCCACCGCTCCTGATCCACGAGGGTCAAAAACAGCTGCAAATGAGCAAATTTTCACCACTACGAATTGCTGACGACTCTGAGCTTCAACACAATCGGTTGAACATCAAATGCTCAGATCAAACAAATCATCACTCAGAGACTTTCACAAACCCAGAACTCCCATGGCCCAGTACTTTTCAGTTTGACCTGGTGGGTGAAAATCACAGCCCCCACCCTGAGGTTCACAGTGAGGCAGCAGCACTTAAGCATGAGCACCTCCATCATGATGTAAATTTGGGGATGAACAGAGTGGAAAACGACACTCCAGGAGAAACAAAAGAAGATATTTCAGAGCAAAGAAGATATGCTGAAAACCTCATGAAAAGCTTGGAGGTAATTTCAGACTCTATCTTCCAAAAAGAACCTATTATATCGAAACACAAGGAGCCAAATGTCAACTCTCCCACCAGTCAACAACATGAAGAAGCTGAATGTCAGGCCCCTGATGCAGCTGAGAGAGAAGATTGCTGCGGAAAGGAGGTAGTTACCTCAAAGGAgtgtatttcactgctttcAAATATCAGTGAGCAGAAGGATGAAACTAAAATCATTCACAATGAGTCACAGTCATCTGTCCCCGAGGACTCTGACCCTTCACGTGGAGGCAAGCGGTCCGTTTCCTGGCATGAACCTGAAGCCAGAAAAAATGAGGATCGTGACGCAGTAAACAACGTTGAACCAGGTGTCATGTCTGCTCACTGTTCAGCCAACAGTGAGGCAGATGATTTAAATCCGCTGATTAAAAACAACGGTGATTGCAGAAAAGGCTGTGATGACCTAGAGGCAGCAAAGGAAATCACTCATCAACCTGTGGGTCATCCTTCATCACCAGCCCCAGCTGACCTTACGCAGCAGATTGGTGAGAAAATGGCAGGCGTGATTAAATCAGCACTGGAGCAACAATACACTAATGACAACAAGAATCCTGAAGACTTCGGTTCACCACAAGCTGCAGAGTTGAAAGTGAGTGAAATAATTGAGACTTCAAAGCAAGACAATTTGATAGCAATCTCTACTTCTGAAAACTGCAACCCTTCAAATGCATACAGTAAATCGAATATGTCACTGGAGATGGTTAGCAAAGATAAGCCCTGCAGTCCTGAGCTGGTTAAAACCAATCCAGAAAGGTGCTGCGCACCCCTCCATGACACCCAATCTGCAGAGGGACAAAGCAATCTGTTGATCCTGTCACAGCCTGACGGCATCATTAACGGCAATTCCTGCAAAGTGACTCCGTTTAATGAGCCGTTAAAAACTGACGCGGGCCTCATCTTCACCGAGCAAGAGGAGATTCTGAATGTTCAGGACATCAAAGAGTATCTTCCTGTTGATTTCATGGCAAGCCAGCAGAACTCGCCGTGCAGAGAGGCATCAGAAGAAAGCCGTGTCTTTTTGGAATCTGACTCGCCAGCCACTActcttttattaatttctcaCCAAACACCCACACAGATATTTGACTCAAAAGGAGATTTGAATGCAAAGAATAAATGCAGCAATGAATTTATTGGCAGACACtctcaaaatgcaaaatctcCCATAGTCACGGACAATGAAGGGGCAGCAAAAGGTGATTCAATAAGTAGAGCAGCTGACATGGACTGCTCTCTGATAAGCACACCTCAGCTGGACCTCAGAACAATTTCAACATCTGAAACAGTCAGGTCCTCTCCTGTTGCTTTTAGACCTCCAGAGGTGAAAGACGAAGTTGAAAAAGGTGATCTGATGTATGATTTAAAGCTCAGCCCCCTGAACTACAATGACCTCTCAGATGAGCCTCCACAGCTGAATCAGTACGACTACATACCAATATCACCTGCTAGTAAACCGGAGGAAGATTTTGACACCAAACAGAAACCCACAGAAAGCTGTGAGTCATGTGACCTAAGTGTTAATCCCACAATGATTTTCAAACAAACTGAGACAGAAGCAACGATGCCACTTGGCTCAGATCACGAGGCTAAACTGCGGCCATCTGATGAGCCCCTGGTCCTACAGCAGAGTATGAAAttcaattgtttttctttgggtcTCACACCTGTCATCCAAAAGACTGAGTCCTCATGTGATAACACAAAGACAAGCCTGCCAGTATTTCATGATCCACTTCAGCCTGTTGAGGATTTGCAAATCCAAGCTGATCTTCTGACAAAAGCTGCATCAGTCAATCCAGATTCTCACAAGGCTCCTTTTGAAGAAGCTACTCTTCCCAAAAAAGTCGAACCACTCATCATctgtgaaaatgagaaaattccCCTCCCACCAGAGAAGCAGCTAACAGCAGAGAGAGCCCCGTGTTCAACAGgtccacaaacacacaaagagacAACACACAAAAAGTCACAGAGCAGCGATCCACAGGGCAAAGTACTCTGTGAGATTTGCTTCATGTGTTTCCGAACTGTGCCTGGTCTGAAGAGACACAAGGCCATGAAGCATGTAGCCAGAGCTGAGAAATGCACACAGGGCACAACACTAAGCCATCAGGGGACTACGCTTATTTATGAAGTGCCggtgaaaaagcaaaaagatgaTTCACAGAGGTGTTTCCCAACAACCAAAATAGATGGGCTGCCTGAGCTAAGCGGCTCTCTCATCTCTAAAACAGCGGAGATTGAATCAGTCCTAGAGGAAATAGCAACTGAGATGAGCAGCGTGGCAGTGGATGAGATAAGCCATCAAAACCCTCCACTGCAGGCAAAGGCAAAGAAGAAcaacaaaggaagaaagaacAAGAGCAGTGAGCTGAATCCTGACCCTTTCTCTGACGAGCtcctgaaaatattaaaaacagacttACTTCAAGCCATAACTCCCGAATTTAAAAGCAGTGCTCTAGAGGAGCAAAGCAAATGCCCTGAGGTGAAAATCAGTGAAAGAGCAGTTCCAGAAGCTCTTGGTGAAGAGTTCTTTCACCACGTCGCTGCAGACACTTATAACAACACAAGCCAAACTCCACCTAAAGAGCCAAATGAGATGAATGAAACTGTGGCGCACAACCAGCTTGAAGAAACGAAGGTGACAGAAATGGCATATATAGATACGTATACAGAAAGTAATGTGGAAAGTGCATCTGTAGAAGAGATCATTGGAGATTGTAATAAGACTGAATCGAAAAGAGCCAAGGACAGCCTTGGCTTGGAGATTCTTAGAAATGTTTCAATAGACATGAAATGCCAAGCCAACAATCTAAATCCCACCTCCTGTCTGAATTCCTCCCCTCCCAGTCCGCCCGGCATCAGCTCAGACTTAAGGGCCATACTCGACGACGACACCACGTTCTCACAGTTATTTCCTCGAGATGAGGAAACTAAGAGGAAAAAGTGTCCCAGAGTGTatagcaaaagaaacaaaagacagaaattatCAATCTCTTCAGATGCGGCTGCAGATTACCTTCCTCCTGAAACTTTCGTACAAAATAAAGACCAATTTGTGGAGCCCCACAGTATGCAGACCATCACTGACCATCAAAGTAAGCGCTGTGAATATGAGACCATTTCCATTGATGATGCCATCATGCTGAACATGTGTCACAACAGCACTATAAAGGCCGACGATAATCCAGTGCCAGATGTTAATCAAAACAATCAGCAGGATGTTTGTGAGGTTGGAAATAATCATTTGAATCTAATTGAAAGAACTGTCAATAAATCTACAGCTGAATGGAGCTCATCCAGTGATCTCACTGGCTTTGAATCTTGCCCAGTAGTGACCTCTGAGCCTAGCAATTGCAAGCATGAAGATCCTCTGCCACCAACTCCCTGCACGATAGAGCCGCATGTTGCAGAGGATGCTCAGTCCTTCCAAACCATCGGCACACAGAAcatcaaaacaacatttcagcTACCCGAGATACAGTACTTGGACTCGGAAAAAGATGTCCAAGTGGCTCCTCTTTCTGAGACTGCAGATGCAGATGGAAAAGTGGATGAAAAATCCAGGAAAGCGACAGAGCGGCGAGGCAGGAAGCGACAAGATGGAGGGATTAAAGTCAAAGACAAACAGTACAAATGCAAAGTGTGTTTTACCTGGTTCCTCACCCTCGGAGAGCTAAACTTCCATAAGCTGTCCCACAACCCATCCCCTCCTCCCACCTGTTACATGTGCGTGCAGCGCAAGTTCAGCTCCAGAGAGCAGCTGAGAGACCACCTGAGGGAAAAACACGCTAAAAATAAGACAGGAATCTGGACCTGCGGAATGTGTTTGAAGGAAATTTCAGATGTTTGGATGTACAATGAACACTTAAGAGAACACGCCACTCAATTTGCCAGAAGAGGACAGTCTCAAGGCTCCATGCTTGGTATTTCTGGATGCTTCATGCAGGAAACGGCTGTGAAGAACTTTATATCCTCGATCATGCAGCAGCGACCCAGCAAAGCCAACAGAGAGTCAAGCAAAGCTACTAAAGAACAGGAAAAAGCAGCTGTAGCAGAAGGAAAAACCTTGGAGGGGGCTGAGACTAGAGCACACAAAACTAAAAGCAGTGGAGGAGGTGGAAAACAAAGCACTTTAACCCCAATCGAGGTCCTCCACAAAACAGAGACGCCGAAAAGTGTGGAGATGCATCCAAACTGCAAAGATCCTTCAAGAGACTGCCACCACTGTGGAAAACAGTTCCCCAAACCCTTCAAACTCCAGCGGCATTTGGTGGTGCACAACCTGGAAAGGATCTTCCTGTGCCACAAGTGCCCCGTTTCTTATCAGGAGGCCCAGGAGCTCAAAGAGCATCTGAGGAGAGCTCATGAGGAGGTGGACGATCTGGATTCGAAGCACACAACTCTTTACACTTGTGAGCTCTGTGCCGACGTCATGCATGTGATTAAAAAATCTTTCATCTGCAGCACTTGCAACTACACATTCtcaaaaaaagagcaatttgACCGTCACATGGAGAAGCACTTGTCGGGGGGGAATAAAGTTTTCAAATTCAGGGCCGTCCTCAGACCTGTCAAAGCATCTGCTTCCAAAGAAAATGAATGCGATTCACCAGCCAGTAAGAAGAAGAGGCTTCTCTCTGACAGTCTGCAAGAAAACAGCTCAGACAGCGGCATCGCTAGTTTGAGCTCACTACACTTAAATCAGAATGCTGACACACAGTGTTCAAAGCCCTGCATGTCCACAGCTGATGACTCCACTCAGACTGTCCCGAATGAATACCATGACGATTCAAGCAATGCAAATGTGAAAACGGAGGATATCACTGCAGACTGCTCTCAGTTGCTTGAAGACTTGGAGAATTGCATTCATCTGAGCTCATCCAGGACTGCGACACCCAAGAAAGAGGAACTTGATGTGACTCTGTTACCTAACCTCGATAGGGAGGATGACAGGAAATCGATTACTGAATCATGTGATGTAAAAGAAGAGGATGAATCAGTTTGTATAAGAGCAGAAGGAACTTCATGGACAGCATCTAAAGAAAGTAGCATGGCAGGGGAGAAAGAGGTAGTTAAAGATAAAACAGATTTGCCTCCAACAGTTTTTGAGAACTCTTCTGTCTGCTCaacagaaaatcaaatttttctGCAGACACCTGAGTCTGCAGAATTTGCCGTTGATGAGTTAAACCAGCAGGGGGATGATGAGCAGAGGCATTGTACATTGTCTTGTAATGACACTAAACAGCAGGCATTATCTCATGGTGCTGAGCAAGAAAGTAGCAGTCAGATGAAAAATAATGCCACCCCAGCGACAACACCAGAAAGCACTAAAACCAGCACTGGAGCTGGATGTGCAAAGATGACAGAAGCAACAGCGGCCCCTCAGTCCAAGGTTTCCCTTCTAGCATCGGCTACAACCGATGACAAGGACTTGGTGAAACCACAGAAGAGAAGGAAGGACATGAAATCAACAAACAACATGCAGAGGGTGTCCTCGCCTTTCACACAAGAGAACTTTGGTGTTGATTCCAAACCCAAAAAGAAATTTCGTCAGAGCAAGTCTGCAAATCCCTCACTGCAGAGGAAGCTGGACGGAGCCAACGAGTATCCCGTGCTCTCCTCTGTGCGGGATGATGTTGTTAGCAACAAAATCATTTCCAAGTGCAAGAATGTAAACTTGAGCTTACAGGCAAAAAGAGGTTTGCTTGAAAGCTGCACGCCAAAGAAGCCTGACACCATTACACCTCAAAACGCGGAGTATAAAGCCAAAAGGGGACCTCTTGGGAGATCTGTGCATTCTCCTGTGTCTAAAGTGCCTTCAGTTCCAATGAACAATTCTTTAAACAAGCCAAAGCCAAAGATGGGGGTCAGGGCAGTGGAGAGTAACTCTTACCGGACAGCAGAGTCACAGAACCACATTTTAAGTCAGTTGTTTGGTCAAAAACTCACCAGCTTTAAGATTCCTTTGAGGAAGGACACATCCGAATCTATAAACTGA